One region of Pseudomonas glycinae genomic DNA includes:
- the aat gene encoding leucyl/phenylalanyl-tRNA--protein transferase: MLTWLQRNSLTFPPLEKAMRDPNGLLAAGGDLSADRLIQAYRHGCFPWFSEGQPILWWSPDPRTVLFPDELHVSRSLGKLMRKQRYRVTFDQDFDAVIRACAAPREYADGTWITEAMQDAYIELHRRGFAHSVEVWDQGELVGGLYGLAMGQLFFGESMFSRADNASKYGFATLVQHLKEAGFALIDCQMPTDHLHSLGARAISRQTFADYLTRYLDQPNLATWVC, translated from the coding sequence ATGCTGACTTGGTTACAACGCAACTCACTGACTTTCCCGCCACTGGAAAAGGCCATGCGCGATCCCAACGGATTGCTGGCGGCCGGTGGCGACCTGTCCGCCGATCGCCTGATCCAGGCCTATCGTCACGGCTGCTTTCCGTGGTTTTCCGAAGGTCAGCCGATTCTGTGGTGGTCGCCGGATCCGCGCACCGTGCTTTTTCCCGACGAACTGCACGTCTCGCGCAGCCTTGGCAAATTGATGCGTAAACAACGCTATCGAGTAACCTTCGATCAGGATTTCGACGCCGTGATCCGCGCTTGCGCCGCTCCCCGGGAATACGCCGACGGCACCTGGATCACCGAGGCGATGCAGGACGCCTATATCGAACTGCATCGACGTGGCTTTGCCCATTCGGTGGAAGTCTGGGATCAGGGCGAACTGGTCGGCGGCCTGTACGGCCTGGCGATGGGGCAACTGTTCTTCGGCGAGTCGATGTTCAGCCGTGCGGACAATGCTTCCAAGTACGGCTTTGCCACACTGGTGCAACATCTCAAGGAAGCGGGTTTCGCGCTGATCGACTGTCAGATGCCAACCGACCACCTGCACAGCCTCGGCGCCCGGGCCATTTCACGGCAGACATTCGCCGACTATCTGACCAGATACCTCGATCAACCCAATCTTGCTACCTGGGTTTGCTGA